From the genome of Sphingobacterium kitahiroshimense, one region includes:
- a CDS encoding GNAT family N-acetyltransferase encodes MSAVIIKSAGKDEAAFISKIGQQSYNETYPAILTQEQIDFMLNKNYTVDAIQALMDSGQDFYLLYEGAVPKGFVAVQNKEQSILRIEKLYLLAEDKGKGYGTKFLNFVADLAKSRDLKLLELNVNRGNPAYHFYLKQSFVVTEVVDIPYYGYILDDYVMQKDLTL; translated from the coding sequence ATGAGCGCAGTAATTATTAAATCCGCAGGAAAAGATGAAGCGGCATTTATTAGTAAAATTGGACAGCAAAGTTATAATGAAACTTATCCTGCTATTCTAACGCAAGAACAAATTGATTTTATGTTGAATAAAAATTACACTGTTGATGCTATTCAGGCTTTAATGGACAGTGGTCAAGATTTTTATTTACTGTATGAAGGTGCTGTACCCAAAGGATTTGTTGCTGTTCAAAATAAGGAACAATCGATTTTGAGAATAGAAAAACTTTATCTGTTAGCTGAAGATAAGGGAAAAGGTTATGGAACGAAGTTCTTAAATTTTGTAGCTGATCTGGCTAAATCAAGAGATTTAAAGCTTTTAGAGCTAAATGTAAATCGGGGTAATCCGGCTTATCATTTTTATTTAAAGCAGAGTTTTGTTGTAACGGAAGTTGTTGACATCCCTTATTATGGTTATATTTTGGATGATTATGTTATGCAAAAAGACCTCACGCTTTAA
- a CDS encoding rhodanese-like domain-containing protein: MKEVTVEELKSKIDNGEDFQLIDVRESFEYEVSNLGGLNIPLSGILIEVDKIAKDKPVVVQCRSGKRSAQAVMMLEQQGFDNLANLKGGILAWKEEIDPEIDVY, from the coding sequence ATGAAAGAAGTAACAGTAGAAGAGCTTAAATCAAAAATTGATAATGGCGAAGATTTTCAATTAATTGATGTTCGTGAATCATTTGAATATGAGGTTTCTAATTTAGGAGGATTGAATATTCCTTTATCTGGAATCTTAATTGAAGTAGATAAAATCGCTAAAGATAAACCTGTCGTGGTACAATGCCGTTCAGGAAAACGTTCTGCGCAAGCAGTAATGATGTTAGAGCAACAAGGTTTTGATAATTTAGCAAATTTAAAAGGCGGAATCCTTGCTTGGAAAGAGGAGATCGATCCTGAGATTGATGTTTATTAA
- a CDS encoding thiamine diphosphokinase codes for MSSHHIVRERQEPALLITDIYSIDKELVGQLLEWSPTIVTDVNSYEAVTSQAYKVDIIFTPGLMDFPQEHVKAVIYEKNFIASALSYLIEEGYKAVNILGSGFDQTVLEYFAPMIDIVWLHHETRTIFVQSGFEKWMPAGDELFIGSVLNDLETSGLQAIGENHFRTIQDGFFRLEFSSPKYCLLTEKL; via the coding sequence ATGTCGTCACATCATATTGTTCGAGAAAGGCAAGAGCCGGCACTACTGATAACGGATATTTATAGTATTGACAAAGAGTTGGTTGGACAGCTTTTAGAATGGTCTCCAACGATCGTTACGGATGTCAACTCTTATGAAGCTGTTACTTCTCAGGCCTATAAGGTAGATATCATCTTCACTCCGGGGCTCATGGATTTCCCGCAGGAGCATGTAAAGGCTGTTATTTATGAAAAAAATTTTATAGCCAGTGCTTTGAGTTATCTTATTGAGGAGGGGTACAAAGCTGTAAATATATTAGGATCTGGATTTGATCAGACAGTATTGGAATATTTTGCACCAATGATTGATATTGTATGGTTGCATCACGAAACGAGAACTATCTTTGTTCAATCGGGATTTGAGAAATGGATGCCTGCTGGGGATGAGCTTTTTATAGGGTCTGTACTGAATGACTTGGAGACAAGTGGTTTGCAAGCGATTGGAGAAAATCACTTTAGAACAATTCAAGATGGTTTTTTTAGGTTAGAATTTTCATCACCAAAATATTGTTTATTGACAGAAAAATTATGA
- a CDS encoding SPOR domain-containing protein has product MLKRGLIVVFALVAFTFSKVKAQQNENVVVVKDTLITLLQHVRANMGINPVESKPVAVPTKPTVRSAATRTTVRGFRVQIFAGSDRNSAFSEQARFRNMYKDIDTYINYDEPNYRVKVGDFRSRSEANNFMNLLRQQFKNVFVFSENVFVYQ; this is encoded by the coding sequence ATGCTTAAGAGAGGATTGATAGTTGTTTTTGCTTTAGTTGCTTTTACTTTTTCGAAAGTAAAGGCGCAACAAAATGAAAATGTAGTTGTCGTAAAAGATACATTAATTACGCTATTACAACACGTTAGGGCAAATATGGGTATCAATCCTGTCGAAAGCAAACCTGTTGCTGTACCAACTAAACCGACTGTAAGAAGCGCGGCTACGCGTACTACGGTTCGTGGTTTTAGGGTTCAGATATTTGCAGGCAGTGATCGTAACAGTGCTTTCTCAGAGCAGGCGCGATTTAGAAATATGTATAAAGATATTGATACCTATATTAATTACGATGAACCTAATTATAGGGTTAAAGTAGGAGATTTTAGGAGTCGATCTGAAGCAAATAATTTTATGAATTTGCTGCGTCAACAATTTAAGAACGTCTTCGTATTCTCTGAAAACGTTTTTGTTTACCAATAA
- a CDS encoding M20 metallopeptidase family protein produces MASIKDKVNALAQQFFQETVQMRRHLHQHPELSFEEYSTSAYVKSVLNAIGIPFEEMADTGVVAYLTGDIVSDEVIALRADMDALPIQEVEGRTYGSQNPGVMHACGHDVHTSSLLGVAKILHALKSEFGGVVKLIFQPGEERLPGGASLMIKEGVLENPIPSAIIGQHVMPFIEAGKVGFREGKYMASCDELFVTVKGKGGHGAHPHQNIDPIVITAHIITALQQIASRFADPRTPTVLSFGKIIANGATNIVPDEVYLEGTFRTFDEDWRAEAHEKMVKMATGIAESMGAVCDFDVRKGYPFLINNPELTKAARGYAEEYLGKENVLDLDLWPAAEDFSYYSQEVNACFYRLGTGNKSKGIQSAVHTSSFDIDEDALQLSIGLMAYMTLRRLGQ; encoded by the coding sequence ATGGCAAGTATTAAAGATAAAGTTAATGCCTTAGCCCAACAGTTTTTTCAAGAAACAGTTCAAATGAGGAGACATCTTCATCAGCACCCTGAACTTTCTTTTGAAGAGTACAGTACTTCGGCATATGTCAAGTCTGTTTTGAATGCTATTGGAATTCCCTTTGAAGAAATGGCTGATACGGGTGTAGTTGCCTATTTAACGGGTGACATCGTTTCTGATGAAGTGATTGCTTTACGCGCTGATATGGACGCTTTGCCTATCCAAGAAGTGGAAGGCAGGACTTACGGTTCTCAAAATCCAGGTGTCATGCATGCCTGTGGACATGATGTGCATACCTCATCTTTGTTAGGTGTGGCCAAAATACTGCACGCATTGAAATCGGAATTTGGAGGAGTTGTAAAATTGATTTTCCAACCAGGAGAAGAACGTCTTCCGGGTGGAGCATCCCTCATGATTAAAGAAGGAGTTTTAGAAAATCCTATTCCTTCAGCCATTATAGGTCAACATGTTATGCCTTTTATTGAGGCAGGTAAAGTTGGCTTTAGAGAGGGGAAGTATATGGCTTCTTGTGATGAACTTTTTGTGACAGTAAAAGGTAAAGGAGGTCACGGTGCCCATCCGCATCAAAATATTGATCCAATTGTTATCACAGCGCATATCATAACGGCACTGCAACAGATTGCGAGCCGATTTGCCGACCCAAGAACCCCTACAGTTCTTTCTTTCGGAAAGATCATTGCAAATGGAGCTACAAACATCGTTCCTGACGAAGTTTATCTTGAAGGAACCTTTCGTACGTTTGATGAAGATTGGCGCGCTGAGGCTCATGAAAAGATGGTTAAAATGGCAACAGGTATTGCAGAGAGTATGGGTGCGGTTTGTGATTTTGATGTACGTAAAGGATACCCGTTCCTAATTAACAATCCTGAACTGACAAAAGCAGCAAGAGGTTATGCTGAAGAATATCTCGGTAAAGAAAATGTTTTAGATTTAGATCTTTGGCCTGCGGCAGAAGATTTTTCCTATTACTCGCAGGAAGTAAATGCCTGCTTCTACCGTTTAGGGACAGGAAATAAGTCGAAGGGTATCCAGTCTGCTGTTCATACGTCATCTTTTGATATTGATGAGGATGCATTACAATTGAGCATTGGTCTTATGGCTTATATGACATTAAGACGTTTAGGTCAGTAA